One segment of Macrotis lagotis isolate mMagLag1 chromosome 1, bilby.v1.9.chrom.fasta, whole genome shotgun sequence DNA contains the following:
- the BMP10 gene encoding bone morphogenetic protein 10, translated as MGSLVLQLCAILCLGASLGSGNPIMSLEDSPLEEDMPLLDDVFSEQDGFDFTTLLQSVKNEFLKTLNLSEIPLSNSAKVDPPEYMLELYNRFATDRTSMPSANIIRSFKNEDLLSQSTNFNGLQKFQLLFNVSIPHHEEIVMAELRLYALAQRSHLLYDGIERKVTIFEVQEDEGEERKMLVLMSGEIYGTSSEWEAFDVTDAIRRWQSSSSTTHRLEVHIESRYEDTDSSERGHPEIDVSAHNKHVPLLIVFSDDQSSDKKEEKEELSEMIDHEELLELDNLETDNFHNGPGEEALLQMRSNIIYDSTARIRRNAKGNYCKKTPLYIDFKEIGWDSWIIAPPGYEAYECRGVCSYPLAEHLTPTKHAIIQALVHLKNPQKAAKACCVPTKLDPISILYLDKGVVTYKFKYEGMAVSECGCR; from the exons ATGGGCTCCCTTGTCTTACAGCTGTGTGCCATCCTCTGTCTGGGAGCCTCCTTGGGATCTGGAAACCCCATCATGAGCCTGGAGGACTctcccctggaagaagatatGCCCCTACTGGATGATGTTTTTTCAGAACAAGATGGTTTTGACTTTACTACTCTGTTACAGAGTGTGAAAAATGAATTTCTGAAGACATTGAACCTGTCTGAAATCCCTCTGTCTAACTCGGCCAAGGTCGATCCACCAGAGTACATGTTAGAGCTATACAACAGATTTGCAACTGACCGAACCTCAATGCCATCTGCAAACATCATTAgaagtttcaaaaatgaag ATCTGCTTTCTCAATCAACCAACTTTAATGGACTCCAGAAATTTCAGCTTCTTTTCAATGTTTCCATCCCTCACCATGAGGAAATTGTCATGGCAGAACTCAGGCTCTATGCCTTGGCCCAGAGGAGTCACCTGTTATATGATGGAATAGAACGAAAAGTAACCATTTTTGAAGTTCAAGAAgatgaaggagaggaaagaaaaatgctaGTTTTGATGTCAGGAGAGATTTATGGAACTAGTAGTGAGTGGGAGGCTTTTGATGTCACAGATGCCATCAGACGTTGGCAAAGTTCAAGTTCCACTACCCATCGACTGGAGGTCCACATAGAGAGCAGATATGAGGATACTGACTCTTCAGAGAGAGGTCATCCAGAGATAGATGTCAGTGCCCACAACAAGCATGTCCCTTTACTCATTGTGTTTTCTGATGACCAGAGCAGTgacaaaaaggaagagaaagaggaactaAGTGAGATGATAGATCATGAGGAGCTTCTGGAACTAGACAATCTAGAAACTGATAATTTCCATAATGGTCCTGGGGAAGAAGCTCTATTGCAAATGAGATCTAACATTATTTATGACTCCACTGCCCGGATCAGGAGAAATGCCAAGGGGAACTATTGCAAAAAGACTCCACTCTATATTGACTTTAAGGAAATCGGTTGGGATTCCTGGATCATAGCTCCTCCAGGATATGAAGCATATGAGTGCCGGGGAGTTTGTTCTTACCCTCTGGCAGAGCACCTCACACCCACAAAGCATGCCATCATCCAAGCACTAGTCCACCTGAAAAATCCCCAGAAAGCTGCCAAGGCTTGCTGTGTACCCACCAAACTGGATCCCATCTCCATCCTCTACTTAGACAAAGGAGTTGTCACCTACAAGTTTAAATATGAAGGCATGGCTGTGTCAGAATGTGGCTGTAGATAG